The Sebaldella sp. S0638 sequence ATTTAGATAATATAAAAGAGCTCGGAGTAAAAAAATGATAAGGAAATTTGACACTAAGAAGGGGGTTCGTTGGGGTTATGTTATTGAATTGGGTAAAGTAAATGGGGAAAGAAAAAGAATGCAAAAAAGGGGATTTATCACAAAAAATCAGCACAAGAAGCTTATTACAGAGCTCAAGCAGAACTTGAGAATGGTGGAATTATAAAAGAAAATAATATAAGCTTGAGTGATTTCCTTGACGAATGGTATAATGACTATGTATTACTTAATTGCAAACATAATACACAGCTAAGCTATTTAGGGGTTATCAGGCATCTTAAAAATGAACTCGGTAAATATAAATTAAAAACTTTAACCCCTTTAATCATTCAAGATTACATAAACAAAAGGTTTAAAAATGGAACTTCAACCGATTCATTAAAAATATTCAAAGCAATTTTTAAATCTGCCCTTAAATATGCGATATTTCCTTGTAAATATATAAATCAAAATCCTTTACTGGATATAACTATCCCAAAAACAACTGGTGAAATAAAAAAAATAGAGACATTAACACCAGAACAATTTGAAATTTTGCTAGGATTCATTAAAAAAAATTTTTATAAACTTGCATTTTTAATTGCTTTTCACACAGGTATGCGTGTTTCAGAAATTTGTGCTTTACTATGGGAAAATATAAATTTTGAAAAAAATACTATTTCAGTTAAATATAATCTTCAATATTATAAAGGAATTTGTAGCCTTACCTCGACTAAAAGTAATTCATCATATCGTGAAATTAGCTTTGGAAATACGCTTAAAGAAATACTGATCGCTGAAAAGGAAAAACAAGTAGAATTAAAAAAAATATATGATGAATATTATTATAAAAATTATGATTTTGTTATATGTAGAGAAAATGGATCCCCTATTCCTGGTATTTATATTTCTAATTTGTGTCAAGATTTAGAAGATAAAGGACTCCCCTTTAAATTTAATTTCCATATGTTAAGACACACTCATGCGACATTATTACTTGAAGCAGGGGCTAATA is a genomic window containing:
- a CDS encoding site-specific integrase; amino-acid sequence: MSDFLDEWYNDYVLLNCKHNTQLSYLGVIRHLKNELGKYKLKTLTPLIIQDYINKRFKNGTSTDSLKIFKAIFKSALKYAIFPCKYINQNPLLDITIPKTTGEIKKIETLTPEQFEILLGFIKKNFYKLAFLIAFHTGMRVSEICALLWENINFEKNTISVKYNLQYYKGICSLTSTKSNSSYREISFGNTLKEILIAEKEKQVELKKIYDEYYYKNYDFVICRENGSPIPGIYISNLCQDLEDKGLPFKFNFHMLRHTHATLLLEAGANIIDVSKRLGHKKISTTLNRYSHATKKMTENTVNLFEKILK